The Kluyveromyces lactis strain NRRL Y-1140 chromosome D complete sequence genome has a window encoding:
- a CDS encoding phosphatase PAP2 family protein (weakly similar to uniprot|Q05521 Saccharomyces cerevisiae YDR284C DPP1 diacylglycerol pyrophosphate phosphatase), which yields MPILSRYLSVVGVDRDVFINVRGNSVSLLTIGFYVMEWMLYILLFVFAQLFRRLIHPRFSDFSLIDPQISHMTYSQRELLFPRMFVLMLTGGITFLSGGTINALSPRYSVTRKWWNTHSTMLTILGTNAVQSTVVSVLKNIAGKTRPDLMTRCMPVIKDIAPGQFNIDIRSCSTDNLRVLADGFRSFPSGTAATAFSNLTLLTFMILSRVNIYQHATSSNSITLPLTGFPILFATLMSASTLADNRHFLTDNVFGAAIGISSAMLIYRQYFPPIWRKPAMYTLANGTKVEQDMTLAYEPKRFFNDQEFTWKVDPSQQKGDGEEPEIVTVRNLSRRTYPSNSHATI from the coding sequence ATGCCAATCCTTTCTAGATATCTATCGGTGGTAGGAGTAGATCGCGACGTATTCATAAATGTGAGAGGTAATTCAGTGTCACTACTCACTATTGGATTCTATGTTATGGAATGGATGCTatatattcttttgtttgtttttgcCCAGCTTTTTAGGCGTTTAATACACCCGCGCTTCTCTGACTTCAGCCTAATTGATCCACAAATTTCTCATATGACTTACTCCCAAAGGGAGTTGTTATTCCCAAGAATGTTTGTATTAATGCTTACAGGCGGTATAACATTCTTGAGCGGGGGTACTATTAACGCTTTGAGCCCCCGATATTCTGTGACAAGAAAATGGTGGAACACGCACTCCACGATGTTAACCATTTTGGGCACAAACGCTGTACAAAGTACTGTAGTTTCGGTGTTGAAAAACATCGCAGGTAAGACAAGACCAGATCTTATGACAAGATGTATGCCTGTTATAAAAGACATTGCTCCAGGCCAGTTCAATATCGACATTCGGTCGTGTTCTACCGATAATTTACGTGTCTTGGCTGATGGCTTTAGAAGCTTTCCCAGTGGGACGGCAGCAACGgctttttccaatttgaCATTATTAACTTTCATGATTCTATCTCGAGTGAATATCTACCAACATGCtacttcttcaaactcAATTACTTTACCCTTGACTGGATTTCCGATTCTTTTTGCCACATTGATGAGTGCATCCACTCTCGCAGATAATAGACATTTTCTTACTGATAATGTGTTTGGAGCTGCAATAGGAATTTCAAGTGCTATGTTGATATATAGGCAATATTTTCCACCAATTTGGAGGAAGCCTGCAATGTATACCTTGGCTAATGGTACGAAAGTTGAGCAAGATATGACTTTAGCATACGAACCAAAACGTTTTTTCAACGATCAGGAGTTTACATGGAAAGTCGACCCCTCACAACAAAAGGGTGATGGTGAAGAACCAGAAATTGTGACTGTAAGAAATTTGAGTAGACGAACATACCCAAGCAATAGTCACGCAACTATATAG